ATGCCGGAATTATAGACCCCGGCCAGCACCAGCGAGACGCCGCGCTTCTGCGCCAGCGGCAGGAAGGTCTCGCCCGCGTCGCGGTCGAGCAGCGAATAGCGCCCGGCCAGCATGCAGCAATCGAGATCGGTCTCCTCCAGCGCGTCGCGGATTACTTCCCACTCATTCACGCCAAGGCCGAAGCCTTTGATATTGCCAGCGGCTTTCAGCTCCTGCAGCGCGCGGAAGCCGCCGCCTTTTGTCAGCTGACCCCAGTGATGATCGTGCAGATCGGCATGTGTAACGCGGCCGATGTCATGGACATAGAGAAGGTCGATCCGGTCCATGCCGAGGCGCTGCTGGCTGTCATCATAGCTGCGCATCACGCCGTCATAGCTGTAATCGAACACCTCGCGGAACGGCAGACCGTTCCACCAGCCGGGGTCCAGCGGGTTTTTCGGTGGCTCGGGCGGTAGTTTGCGGCCGGCGCGTTCGGTCGTCATCAGGCGGCCGACCTTGGTCGAAAGGGCGTGGCTTCCGTCATGCTCGCGCAGGACCTGGCCGGTCAGATGTTCAGACCGGGTCAGGCCATACATCGGCGCGGTGTCGAAATAGCGGATGCCGAGTTCCCAGGCTTTCTGCAGCATTTCAACGGCCTGGGCGGTCGGCACATCGGCATAAAGCCCGCCAAGCGGCGCCGATCCGATGCCAAGCGCGGTCAGTTCCAGCCCGGTATTGCCGACTTTGCGGCGGGTTGCGGCGGTGGTGGTCATGGGTATTCCTCAGGTATGGGTTGCACTGCGGCGCCGGGTGCGGGCAAAGACCACCAGCCCGACACCGACCAGCAAAAGAGAGCCGCGCACGATCTGCCGCTCGCTGTCGGTCCAGCCGAGGAGCGCTGCGCCGTTCAGCAGGCCGATCAGGAAGATCACGGCGGTCAAGGTGCCGATCACATTGGGTTTGCCAAGCTTCAGCGCCATACCACCCAGCAGCACCGCAGTCAGCCCGTCAAGGAAGTAAGACGTGCCGAGATAGGGCTGACCGGAAGACAGGTTCCCCGCCAGCAGCACCCCTGCCAGCGCCGAGACAACGCCCGACAGGATATAAAGCATGAAGAGCATCTTATTAACCGGCACCCCGGCCTCGGCCACGGCATCGCGGTTCTGCTCCATCGCGTAGATATAATGGCCGAAGGTCAGCTTTTCCTGGATGAACCAGGCCAGCGCGTAAAGCAGACCGACAAAGATCGCGACCAGCGGCAGCACGCCGATTTTGACCGCCAGCAGATCGCCGACAAAGCCGGTAGAGCCAAGCGAGATCGAGGTGCCCTTGCCAAGTGCCGCTGCAAGTGAGGCCGCAAGCGCGCCAGTGGCAATCGTGATCACCAGCGCGGGCAACCGCAGACCGGCGACCAGAGCCGCATTGAGCAGGCCAAAGAGGATACCGACGCCAAGGCCGCCAAGGCTCGCCATATCCCAGCCGTAACCTGCCTGCACCAGCCATGCGGTGAACATATTCGACAATGCCGTCACCGACATGAAGCTCACGTCTATCTCGCCGGTCGCAATGATCCAGGTCAGGCCCAGAAACATCAGCGCTGCGATGGAAGAGGAGAGCAGCATACCGTGGATATTGCCGGGCGCGAGGAAGGTCGGGCGAAGAAAGGCGAAGGCGGCGAAAACCAGGATCACCAGAATGAAGAAACCATAGCGCATCAGCAGCTCTCCGCCATTGGGGGCCTGTCTCGCCGGGGCAGCGCGCTGCGCCGGGTGAAAGGTGGTCGCATTGCTCATGCCGATTTCCTCCGCGCCGGGAACAGATCGCGCAGCGCGCCGGAGATCCTCGGATCGAATATCGCGATGGCTGTGATCAGGACGGTCGAGACGATGGCGTCCGAGTAGTAGTAAGGGATCGCCAGCAAAGTGAAGCCGTTCAGCATCATCGACATCAGAAGCGTGCCGGACAGGGTGGCGCCGACCGAGGGGCGGCCGAACAAAGCCGCGCCGAGGTAGACGGCGGCAAAGGCGGGCATCAGCAGCTGATTGCCGGCGGTGACATTTGCCGCACCGGAAGACGCCACCAGCAGCGTGATCGAAAGGCAGGCAAGCGTACCGCACAGCGCGAAGGCGAGGATGATCAGCGCGGTCGTCGGTACCCCGGCAAAGCGCGCCGAAAGCCGGTTCTGCCCTGTCGCATAGAAGCCGGCGCCAAAGCGCGAGGCATGCAGCAACACACAGGCGATCAGCGCGGTACCGATCAGGATCGCGAAGGGCATATCCAGCCCTATGATCTTACGGTCATTCAGGTCAAGCAACCCCGACATGAAGAAATTCTGCGAGATCGAAGTGCCGTTTGAGTAGAAGTAGGAAAAGCCGATGGCCAGGCCGCCGGTCGCAATCGTGGTGACGATATCTGGAAGACCGAGGCGCGCGACCGCGATTCCGTTCACCAGGCCAAAGACAAAGCCCATCGCGAGGCCGCCGGCCACTGCGACCGACAACGGCATCCCGATGGCGATCAGCCAGCCCAAAGTCATCGCGCCCAGTGAGGCGACGCCCGGGAAGGAGAGATCGAAATGCCGCACAACGATCACAAAGGTCAGACCAAGCGCGGCCAGCCCCTGGACCGACATATGCCGCATCAGCGCGCGGATATTGCCCTCGGACACATAGGCGCTGTTTTGCATGGCAAAAAGCACGGTGATCAGCGCGCTCATCGCCGCAAAGGCCCCCAGCCGCCATAGGAGTTGGTTCGAAATCATGCTGCTTTCCCTCCGGTGGCGCTGCCCATGATCCCGGCATGAAGCAGCCTATCGCGGTCATCCCCCCGCACCGGCGCACCAATCGGGCGGCCGCGATAGAGCGCCAGCGTGCGATCAGCGACGCCATGTACCTCATCGCAATCGGATGAGATCACGATGACCGCCTTGTCTTTGGAAATCTCGCGCATCAGGGCATAGATCCTGGAGCGCGCACCGATATCGACGCCGACGGTCGGCTCGACAAAGATATAGACATCGGCCTCGCGGTAGAGGCCGCGCGCGATGACCACCTTCTGCTGGTTGCCGCCCGAGAAGCCGCGCAGATTGCGGTCGAGCTTGAGCGGGTAAAGGTCAACCTTTTGCGCCAGCTCCATCGCAGCGCGGCGATTGGCACCAAAGCGCAACAGGCTGCCGGTCGAGGCGCGGGAGAGGTTTGCCAGCGTGGTGTTGAAGACGACGTTTTCGTCCAGCGTCAGCCCCTCGGCCCGTCGGTCGCCAGGGACAAGGAAAATCCCCGCCTTCAGCGCCTGGGCGGGCGAGGAGAAACGTGTCTCACGCCCTTTCAGCATGATCTCACCCCGGTCGGGTCGGATCGCGCCAAAGAGCGCCTTCGAGAGTTCATCAACGCCCGAGCCCACCAGGCCGAAAATCCCGAGGATCTCGCCTTTGCGGGCCTGGAAGGACACATCCTGGAAGAGATCGCCCGAGCCAAGCCCGCGCGCTTCCAGCACGATCTCGCCATCGGCCAGGTCGGAGCGCGGCGGGAAGGTCAGGCCGGTTTTCGAATCCAGCATCAGGTTCGGGATTGAGATGTCGCGCTCACGTGCCTCGGCCACCGTATGGCAGGCCACCTTTTTGCCGCCCCGGAACACCGTGAAGCGGTCGGCGATCTCATAGACCTCTTCGAGGCGATGCGTGATGTAGATGATGGCGATCCCGCGTGCCTTCAGCATCGCCATCATCGCGAAGAGGGAGGCTTTTTCGCGCTCAGTCAGGGTCGAGGTCGGCTCGTCAAGGATCAGGATGCGCGCATTTTTCAGCCGAAGCGCGTGCAGGATCGCGACGATCTCACGCTCGACAGCGGGCATATCCGCGACCTTGCGGCTCAGGTCGATTTCAATCGGGAAACGCGACAGGATCTGGCCTGCGCGGGCGGCAATATCGCGGCGATTGACGCGGACGAAAAGACCGGGGCGCGCGGCCTCGCTGCCCAGGAAGATATTCTCGGCACCCGACAGATCGCCGACCAGTTCAGGGTGCTGCTGCACCACCGCAACGCCTGCCTCGATGGCCGCGCGCGGCGAGCCGAGCTCATAGCTCTCACCCGCGATCTCGATCACGCCGCGATCTTTCGCATAGACGCCCGACAGGATCTTGATCAGCGTGGATTTGCCGGCGCCGTTGACGCCAAGCAGCGCATGGATCTCACCCGCCCTCAGGCCGAAATCCACATTTTCCAGTGCTTTTACATCGCCGAAGCGCTTTTCAATTCCTCGCATCGACAGGATATCCCCTGCCTCAGCGCCTGCTCGGGTGCCAGTTCCGGTACCTTCGGCCATGTTCCGTATTCCCTGTCTGACGGATCAGAAGACGCGGGCGGCAGGGGAGTGCCACCGCCCGCGAGTGCATGTCAGAGGCTGCGCCTCAGAGCACGCGGTTCCAGCCAAGCTTTGCCGCTTCGCCCGGGACGTCATAGGTGTCCGGGATGGTGTCGAGTTTGTCGAGCATGTCCTTGGTCACGGCATAGGTCGGCGTGATGATGAAGCGCGGCGCGGCGCGGCCGGCGGCCACTTCATGCGCGAAGAAGGCGTTCATATAGGCCATCTCGTAGAAGCTCTGCGCCATTGTGATTTTGAACGGCGAGTCGGCCTTGATATATTCAAACGACTGCTGACCGCCGTCGATGCCGGTGATGATGGTGTTGCGTCCGGCGGCGCGGATCGCAAGCATCCCCTCCGACGCGGCGCCATCCCAGGCGCACCAGATGGCATCCAGTTCCGGGTTTGCGGTCAGGACCTGATCGACAACCTGGCGCGGCGTGGTCGAGCCGCCAAGCGCGAAGGCGATTTCCGAGACGATCTCGATTTCCGGGAAGCGGACGAAAACCGATTTCGCGCCGAGCGTGCGCTGATCCCAGCTTTCATTCGACGGCAGTGAGACCAGCGCCACCTTGCCTTTGCCGCCCAGTGTCGAGGCGATATATTCCGCCGGATAGGCGCCGAGGCCGAAATTGTTCGACATCGCGGTCGAGGTCACGGTGGCATGCGGCACATAGCTGTCGCCGATGAAGATCGGCACGCCCGAGGCCACGGCCTGCTGCACAGCCGGCGAGATCGCGGCGGCATCTGCCGGGGTGATGAAGATCGCGGTCGGCTTCGTTTCGACGAAAGCGAGGATCTGGTCGGCCTGCTTTTTCACGTCATAATTCGCGTCGGCGATGGTCAGCGTGCCGCCTAGGCGGTTCACCGCGTCCTGATAGCCGTTGACGATATGGCGGCCGGATTCCCAGACGGTCCAGCCCAGCGAGGCGCAGAATTTCAGATCGGCGCTTTGCGCGAAGGAGTAGTCCGGGCGCAGAAGCGTCGCGGCGACGGTGGCCGCAGCCCCGGCCGAGAGAAGCCCGCGGCGGGTCAGGCGCAGACCGCTGTGGCTATGGACCAGCTCCGGCGTTTTGGTGTCTTCAGTCATGTCTTCCTCCCTCTGTCGGCCCTGCCCTTTTGGCGGTATCGGCCGGTGCAAACCCTGATGGGTCGTGCCCTTGTTCCCTCCCGGAGCAAAGGCGGTATGCCCGGGCGCCCTTTCGGGCATCCGGGGTGGTCGCGGTCTGGCTCAGGCGCTTTCGCGTAACAGACCGAGATATTCCTGCTGCGTCGCGACGCGCGGATTGGTGGCGTGGCAGTGATCCTTCAGCGCGGCATGGCTGACTTGCTCCATCATCGCCTCGGTGACGCCCATCGCGGTCAGGCCGGAGGGCATGCCGATGCGGCAGTTCAGATCTGCGACCACCTGATCCGGCGCGCCGCCCATCCGTTTTGCCAGCACATCCCATTTCGCGCCGATTACGGGTCGGTTGAAACGCAGCACGGCCGGCATCAGCACCGCATTCAGGGTGCCGTGATGCAGGTTCAGCTCTCGGATCGCACCCAGCGGATGGGTCAGAGCATGCACCGCGCCGAGGCCCTTCTGGAATGCCATCGCACCTTCCAGCGCGCAGATCATCATGTCGCGCCGCGCATTGGCATCGCTGCCATCGCGCATCGCGGGCTCAATCGCGTGCAGCCCGTGATCCAGGCCATGCAGCGCAATCGCCTCGGCCGGCGGGTTGAAGGCCGGCGCCATATAAGTCTCGAGGCAATGCGAGATCGCATCCATTCCGGTCGCGGCGGTCAGGCCGCGCGGCAGGCCATAGGTCAGCTCCGGGTCGCAAAGCGCGATCGAGGGCAGCATGAAGCCCGAGATGATGCCGAGCTTGCGGCCATCGGCTGTGATGATGACGGCGGCGCGGCCAACTTCCGATCCGGTGCCGGAGGTGGTCGGCACCGCGATCATCGGGCAGATGCGGCCATGGATCTTCGAAAGACCACCGGAAACCAGCGTATACTGGTCCAGCGGACCTTCATGGCCGGTCAGAAGGCGCACGGCCTTCGCCAGATCCAGCGAGGAGCCGCCACCAAGCCCGACGATACCGTCGCAGCCTTCCCCCACATAAAGCGCATGCGCCGCGATCACCGCCTCTTCGGTCGGGTTCGCGGGGTCTCGGCAAAGACCGTCGCGTTTTCGAGAAGGTCCGCAACCTTAGCCACGAGGCCGGTCGCGACCAGCCCTGCATCGGTGGCGATCAGCGGGCTCTTGACGCCCAGGCCCGCCAGAAGTTCCGGCAGACGGGCAATCGCGCCCTCGGCGAATTCGATCCTGGTCAGATAGTTGATCGTGCTCACAGTGCCGCGCTCCGCAGCACCGGGTGACGTGATTTCGGCATGTCTTCCTCCCGCATCGGGTGCTGCTGCCCTGCAGCGCTCCAGGCGATTCTTGAACCGCACCTTCAACCCAACTAATATATGAGTGGCATAGCACAGCGATATATGAGTTTGTCAAGAAGCTAAGAATTGCTGTTGCATTTTCTTTTTTTAAGGGCGTATTCGTAAGGGGAGTGGGAGGAAAGTATGCAGAATCGCACGCCGCAAAAGGCCGAACAAGTATATGAGTTGCTGCGCAGATCAATCATCCTGCTGGAGATCGAGCCGGGCGCGGCGCTTGTCGAAAAGGATATTTGCGCCGAACTTTCGATCTCGCGGACCCCGGTGCGCGAGGCGGTGCTTCGCCTTGCCGAGGAAGGTCTGGTGAATGTGATTCCCCATTCCGGCACTTATGTCAGCCGCATCTCGCTGCCGGTCGCCGAAGAGGGGTTCGTGATCCGCCGCGCGCTGGAAATCGAAAGCGTCCGCCGAGCCGCGACCCATTACACCGAAGAAGGCGGCGTGCTGCTGAATGCCACCATTGCGCGGATGCGGGATCTGGTCAGCAATGGCCGGCTTGAGCTCTATCTTGATGAGGATGATGCCTTCCATGCCGGCATCGCCCGCATGAGCGGCATGCCCCGGATCTGGAAATTCATCACTATGGCCAAGGTCCATCTCGACCGGATGCGCCAGCTTTCTGCTCCGGTGCCGGGCCATCTCGGCGCCGTGACCGAACAACATGCCGCCATCGTCGCCGCTATCGCTGCGGGCAAGCCCGACCAGGCCGAGCTCGCGATGCGGATCCATCTCGAGGCCTCATTCGATGTGATGATCCGCCTCTACCAGGACCGGGCGAACATGTTTCAGCCCGCAGAAGACTGAGCCAGGAAAGACCCGAAATGCCTGACGCCAGAAACTTTGTTTCACCACTGATCAGACTGAATTCAGCGGATAATGTCGCTGTTGCTCGTGAGACCATCGACCCGGCAGAGCTGCCCGAGGTCGAGGGGATCCGCCCTCTGACCCGTATCCCGCGCGGCCATAAAATGGCGCTGAGGCCGATTGCGCGCGGCGCGGCGGTGACGAAATACGGCCAGACCATCGGTTTCGCGACCGATGACATCCATGCCGGCTCGCATGTCCATGTGCAGAACCTCGCCGTAGGCGAGTTCACCCGCGAATATGCTATCGGCGTTGACGCCGTGGACCCGGTCATGGTGCCGACGGCAGATCGCGCCACATTCATGGGTTATCTGCGCCCCGACGGCCGGATCGGCACGCGCAATTATATTGCGGTGATTTCCTCGGTGAACTGCTCGGCCACCGTTTCAAAAGCGGTCGCTGCGCATTTCTCGACCCCCGGTGTGATGGAGCGTTGGCCGGGGGTCGATGGGGTAATCGCGCTGACCCATGGTGGCGGCTGCGCCTTCAACACGAAGGCCGAGGGTTATACCTACCTCGCCCGCACAATCGCGGGTTACGCGACACATCCGAATATCGGCGGCGTGCTGATGATCGGTCTGGGCTGTGAGACCAACCAGATCCCGGCGCTTTTGGAGCGCGAGGGGCTGGCGGAATCCGACCGGCTGCGCACGATGACGATCCAGGCGGTCGGTGGCACCCGGGCGACGGTTGCGGCGGGGATCCGGGCGATTGAGGAGATGATGCCGATCACCGGCGCGGCAAAGCGCAGCCCGCAACCTGCATCTGGCCTGATGCTGGCGCTGGAATGCGGCGGCTCGGATGGCTATTCTGGCATCTCGGCCAATCCGGGCCTGGGCTGTGCCGCCGATCTGCTGGTGCAACACGGCGGCACCGTGATCCTTTCGGAAACGCCCGAGATTTACGGCGCCGAACATTTGCTGACGCGGCGTGCCTCGCGACCCGAGGTGGCACAAAAGCTGCTCGAACGCATCGAGTGGTGGCGCGATTACACCGAGCGCAACAACGCCGAGATGGACAACAACCCGAGCTACGGCAACAAGGCGGGCGGGCTGACGACCATCCTGGAAAAATCCCTCGGCGCGGTGGCCAAGGGCGGTGTCTCGCCTCTGAACGCGGTCTATGAATATGCGGAAAAGGTCACGGAACACGGACTCGTCTTCATGGACACGCCCGGCTACGACCCGATTGCGGTGACTGGCCAGATCGCCGGCGGCGCCACTCTGGTGGCCTTCACCACCGGGCGCGGCTCGGTCTCGGGGTTCAAACCCTCGCCGACGCTGAAGCTCGCCAGCAATTCGCAGATGTATCGCCATATGTCCGAAGACATGGACATGGATTGCGGCACCGTGGTCACCGGCGAGGAAGATATCGAGACCCTGGGCCGGCGGCTCTTTCAGCTTCTGATCGACACCGCCTCCGGCCAGCTCACCCGCAGTGAAGAGCTGGGCTACGGGGATAATGAATTCGTGCCGTGGCAGGTCGGCGCGGTGATGTGACAGCCAGACGGCACCGCCAGGATGCGTGCCGGTCCAGCTTTCGGAGGAGAACGGATATGAACACGGTCGCGAAGCATTATGATGTTGTGATCGTCGGCGCAGGTGTGGGGGCGGCGCGATGGCGAACCGTCTGGCCGCCACCGGCGCGAAAGTTTTGATGATTGAGCGCGGCAATTACCTGCCGCGCGAGGCTGATAACTGGTCGGTGAAGGCGGTCTTCCATGACCGCAAATATACCGCCAAAGAGACCTGGCGCGACAAGGACGGCAAGCCCTTCCACCCCTCGACCTTCTACTATGTCGGCGGCAATTCGAAATTCTTCGGTGCGGCCACCGTGCGTTTCCGCACGGAGGATTTCGAGGATCTGGAGCATGAGGACGGCGTCGCCCCGGCCTGGCCCTGGACATATTCCGAATTCGCGCCCTATTACGACGAGGCCGAGCGACTGATGGGCACGCATGGCACCGCCGGCGCCGATCCGATTGAGCCGCCGCGCTCCGGCCCCTTCCCCTACCCGACCATCGGCCATGAGCCGGAGATGGAGGCGATTGCCGATAAGCTGCGCAGCAAGGGGCTGCGTCCTTTCCCGCTTCCCATCGCGATTGACCGCCACAAAGGCGGCGCCTGTGTGCGCTGCGCCACCTGTGACGGCTTCGCCTGCAAGCTCGGCGCGAAAAACGATGCCGAGGTGCGGCTGGTGCGCCCGGCTTTGGCAACCGGTCAGGTTGATCTGGTGCTGGATACCAAAGTCCTGCGCCTGATCACCGATGCCACCGGCAAGCGCGTGACCGGGGTCGAGATTGAACGGGGCGGCGAGACGAAGGTGATCGAGGGCGATCTGTTCATTTCCTCGGCCGGTGCGATCAATTCCTCGGTGCTGCTGCTGCGCTCAAAGAATGAGAAACATCCGGGCGGGATCGGGAATAACACATCGGACCTCTTGGGCCGCAACTATATGGCCCATAACAACACTGCAATGATGGCGATCCATCCCTTCCGGAAGAACAAGGTCACCTTCCAGAAGTCGATGGCGATCAATGACTTTTACCTTGCGAACCATCACCGGCCCTACCCCTTGGGCAACATCCAGGGGCTCGGCAAGCTCCAGGGCGGAATGCTGACGGCGAATGTGAAATTCATTCCCGAATGGGCGATGGATCTCTTTGCCACCCGCTCGGTCGACTGGTGGATCATGTCGGAAGACCTGCCGCATCGCGACAACCGGGTCACGCTCGACAATGATGGCACGGTCAGGATCAGCTACACGCCGAACAATGAGAAGGCGCATAATGAGCTGGTCAAGGTCTGGGCAAAGACCATGCGCTCCATCGGCTATCCGCTGATCATCACGCAGCGCATGGATATCACCGTCTCGATGCACCAATGCGGCACGGCTGTGTTCGGGCGCGACCCCGCGACCTCGGTGCTCGATCCCTGGTGCAAGGTCTGGGATGTCGACAATCTTTATGTCGTCGACGCCTCGTTCCTGCCCTCATCCACCGGCTTCAACCCCTCGCTGACCATTGTGGCGCAAGGGGTGCGGGTTGCCGAACATCTTGCCCGCGACGTGCTGAAAACCAGCGCCGCCGCCTGACATACCGATTTCGGGGAGGAAATCATGTCCGCAAAACCGAAGGATATCTTCGATCTCACCGGCCGCGTGGCCATCGTCACCGGCGCCTCGCGCGGAATTGGCGAGGCGCTGGCCTACGGCCTCGCCGGGCGTGGAGCAAACGTGGTGGTGAACTACAATTCCGCGCCGGAGCGTGCCGCGAAAGTGGTCGCGAATATCGAGGCAATGGGCGCGAAGGCCATCGCGATCCAGGCCGATATATCGGACGAAGACGCCGCCGGCCGCCTGGTAGCCGAGACCGTTCAGGCCTTTGGCAAGCTCGATATCCTGATCAACAATGCCGGCATCGTGTTGCCGGCTGCGGCGGAAGCCTGCTCCATCACCGACTGGCGCCGTACGATGGCGGTGAACCTGGATGGCGTCTTCCTTGTGTCCCGCGCGGCGGGGCGGCAGATGATCGAACAAAAATCGGGCGCAATCATCTCGGTCGGCTCGATGTCGGGGCGGATCGTCAACTGGCCCTTCCGCCACGCCGCCTATAACGTCTCGAAAGCCGGTGTGCATATGCTCACCAAGGCGCTGGCGACCGAATGGGCCGAGCACGGGATCCGCGTCAACGCCATCGCGCCGGGCTATATCCGCACCGAACTGACCGATGAGGTCTTGCGCGAACATCCCGATGTGGTGCGCGATCACTGGGCCAAAGGCGCGGTGCAGGACCGCATAGGCTCGGTCGATGAGCTGGTCGGCGCGGTGGTCTACCTCGCTTCTGACGCGGCCAGCTTCACCACCGGCGAGATCATCACCATCGATGGCGGCCTGACGCTGCGCTGAGGAGAGAGACATGGTTCAACGTGGTTTTGGCGGCCCGCTCCGCTATGTGCAGGGGCCGGGCGTGCTGGCCGATCTGGGGCAATATGCGGTGGGGCTGGGCGCAAAGGCGCTGCTCCTGGTCGATGCCTTTGTCGAGAAAACATATGGTGAAGCGCTGCGCGCCTCTCTGAAATCGGCAGGTGTCGAGACGGTTTCAACCGTGTTCGGCGGCGAGTCGACCGAAGCGGAGGTGGCGCGCGTCGCCACGCTGGCCAAAGGCGCCGCCGTGGTGATCGGGGTCGGAGGCGGCAAGACGCTCGACACTAGCAAGATCGCGGCGCGCGATGCCGGCGCGCGGATCATCACC
This genomic window from Gemmobacter sp. 24YEA27 contains:
- a CDS encoding aldo/keto reductase, with the translated sequence MTTTAATRRKVGNTGLELTALGIGSAPLGGLYADVPTAQAVEMLQKAWELGIRYFDTAPMYGLTRSEHLTGQVLREHDGSHALSTKVGRLMTTERAGRKLPPEPPKNPLDPGWWNGLPFREVFDYSYDGVMRSYDDSQQRLGMDRIDLLYVHDIGRVTHADLHDHHWGQLTKGGGFRALQELKAAGNIKGFGLGVNEWEVIRDALEETDLDCCMLAGRYSLLDRDAGETFLPLAQKRGVSLVLAGVYNSGILAAPKGGRKKFNYADADPAIVARVEALRSVCDEYDVPLAAAAIRFPMRHPATTCVVIGAKTAAQLAQNVEWFNTDLPEAIWADLDRALENA
- a CDS encoding ABC transporter permease, whose protein sequence is MSNATTFHPAQRAAPARQAPNGGELLMRYGFFILVILVFAAFAFLRPTFLAPGNIHGMLLSSSIAALMFLGLTWIIATGEIDVSFMSVTALSNMFTAWLVQAGYGWDMASLGGLGVGILFGLLNAALVAGLRLPALVITIATGALAASLAAALGKGTSISLGSTGFVGDLLAVKIGVLPLVAIFVGLLYALAWFIQEKLTFGHYIYAMEQNRDAVAEAGVPVNKMLFMLYILSGVVSALAGVLLAGNLSSGQPYLGTSYFLDGLTAVLLGGMALKLGKPNVIGTLTAVIFLIGLLNGAALLGWTDSERQIVRGSLLLVGVGLVVFARTRRRSATHT
- a CDS encoding ABC transporter permease, with protein sequence MISNQLLWRLGAFAAMSALITVLFAMQNSAYVSEGNIRALMRHMSVQGLAALGLTFVIVVRHFDLSFPGVASLGAMTLGWLIAIGMPLSVAVAGGLAMGFVFGLVNGIAVARLGLPDIVTTIATGGLAIGFSYFYSNGTSISQNFFMSGLLDLNDRKIIGLDMPFAILIGTALIACVLLHASRFGAGFYATGQNRLSARFAGVPTTALIILAFALCGTLACLSITLLVASSGAANVTAGNQLLMPAFAAVYLGAALFGRPSVGATLSGTLLMSMMLNGFTLLAIPYYYSDAIVSTVLITAIAIFDPRISGALRDLFPARRKSA
- a CDS encoding sugar ABC transporter ATP-binding protein; its protein translation is MRGIEKRFGDVKALENVDFGLRAGEIHALLGVNGAGKSTLIKILSGVYAKDRGVIEIAGESYELGSPRAAIEAGVAVVQQHPELVGDLSGAENIFLGSEAARPGLFVRVNRRDIAARAGQILSRFPIEIDLSRKVADMPAVEREIVAILHALRLKNARILILDEPTSTLTEREKASLFAMMAMLKARGIAIIYITHRLEEVYEIADRFTVFRGGKKVACHTVAEARERDISIPNLMLDSKTGLTFPPRSDLADGEIVLEARGLGSGDLFQDVSFQARKGEILGIFGLVGSGVDELSKALFGAIRPDRGEIMLKGRETRFSSPAQALKAGIFLVPGDRRAEGLTLDENVVFNTTLANLSRASTGSLLRFGANRRAAMELAQKVDLYPLKLDRNLRGFSGGNQQKVVIARGLYREADVYIFVEPTVGVDIGARSRIYALMREISKDKAVIVISSDCDEVHGVADRTLALYRGRPIGAPVRGDDRDRLLHAGIMGSATGGKAA
- a CDS encoding sugar ABC transporter substrate-binding protein, which produces MTEDTKTPELVHSHSGLRLTRRGLLSAGAAATVAATLLRPDYSFAQSADLKFCASLGWTVWESGRHIVNGYQDAVNRLGGTLTIADANYDVKKQADQILAFVETKPTAIFITPADAAAISPAVQQAVASGVPIFIGDSYVPHATVTSTAMSNNFGLGAYPAEYIASTLGGKGKVALVSLPSNESWDQRTLGAKSVFVRFPEIEIVSEIAFALGGSTTPRQVVDQVLTANPELDAIWCAWDGAASEGMLAIRAAGRNTIITGIDGGQQSFEYIKADSPFKITMAQSFYEMAYMNAFFAHEVAAGRAAPRFIITPTYAVTKDMLDKLDTIPDTYDVPGEAAKLGWNRVL
- a CDS encoding iron-containing alcohol dehydrogenase, which translates into the protein MIAAHALYVGEGCDGIVGLGGGSSLDLAKAVRLLTGHEGPLDQYTLVSGGLSKIHGRICPMIAVPTTSGTGSEVGRAAVIITADGRKLGIISGFMLPSIALCDPELTYGLPRGLTAATGMDAISHCLETYMAPAFNPPAEAIALHGLDHGLHAIEPAMRDGSDANARRDMMICALEGAMAFQKGLGAVHALTHPLGAIRELNLHHGTLNAVLMPAVLRFNRPVIGAKWDVLAKRMGGAPDQVVADLNCRIGMPSGLTAMGVTEAMMEQVSHAALKDHCHATNPRVATQQEYLGLLRESA
- a CDS encoding iron-containing alcohol dehydrogenase is translated as MSTINYLTRIEFAEGAIARLPELLAGLGVKSPLIATDAGLVATGLVAKVADLLENATVFAETPRTRPKRR
- a CDS encoding GntR family transcriptional regulator; translated protein: MQNRTPQKAEQVYELLRRSIILLEIEPGAALVEKDICAELSISRTPVREAVLRLAEEGLVNVIPHSGTYVSRISLPVAEEGFVIRRALEIESVRRAATHYTEEGGVLLNATIARMRDLVSNGRLELYLDEDDAFHAGIARMSGMPRIWKFITMAKVHLDRMRQLSAPVPGHLGAVTEQHAAIVAAIAAGKPDQAELAMRIHLEASFDVMIRLYQDRANMFQPAED
- a CDS encoding altronate dehydratase family protein; the protein is MPDARNFVSPLIRLNSADNVAVARETIDPAELPEVEGIRPLTRIPRGHKMALRPIARGAAVTKYGQTIGFATDDIHAGSHVHVQNLAVGEFTREYAIGVDAVDPVMVPTADRATFMGYLRPDGRIGTRNYIAVISSVNCSATVSKAVAAHFSTPGVMERWPGVDGVIALTHGGGCAFNTKAEGYTYLARTIAGYATHPNIGGVLMIGLGCETNQIPALLEREGLAESDRLRTMTIQAVGGTRATVAAGIRAIEEMMPITGAAKRSPQPASGLMLALECGGSDGYSGISANPGLGCAADLLVQHGGTVILSETPEIYGAEHLLTRRASRPEVAQKLLERIEWWRDYTERNNAEMDNNPSYGNKAGGLTTILEKSLGAVAKGGVSPLNAVYEYAEKVTEHGLVFMDTPGYDPIAVTGQIAGGATLVAFTTGRGSVSGFKPSPTLKLASNSQMYRHMSEDMDMDCGTVVTGEEDIETLGRRLFQLLIDTASGQLTRSEELGYGDNEFVPWQVGAVM
- a CDS encoding GMC family oxidoreductase, yielding MANRLAATGAKVLMIERGNYLPREADNWSVKAVFHDRKYTAKETWRDKDGKPFHPSTFYYVGGNSKFFGAATVRFRTEDFEDLEHEDGVAPAWPWTYSEFAPYYDEAERLMGTHGTAGADPIEPPRSGPFPYPTIGHEPEMEAIADKLRSKGLRPFPLPIAIDRHKGGACVRCATCDGFACKLGAKNDAEVRLVRPALATGQVDLVLDTKVLRLITDATGKRVTGVEIERGGETKVIEGDLFISSAGAINSSVLLLRSKNEKHPGGIGNNTSDLLGRNYMAHNNTAMMAIHPFRKNKVTFQKSMAINDFYLANHHRPYPLGNIQGLGKLQGGMLTANVKFIPEWAMDLFATRSVDWWIMSEDLPHRDNRVTLDNDGTVRISYTPNNEKAHNELVKVWAKTMRSIGYPLIITQRMDITVSMHQCGTAVFGRDPATSVLDPWCKVWDVDNLYVVDASFLPSSTGFNPSLTIVAQGVRVAEHLARDVLKTSAAA